TTCTACTACCACAACGCCGTTAGAAGCTTTGGCTCCATACAATGCGGTGGATGCCGCATCTTTAAGAATTGTTATGGAAGCCACCCGGTTCATATCCAGATCATATATGGTTTGAAGCGTACTTTCAAAGCCATCCAAAATGAATAACGGCTGATTGGGGTTTGAATTAAATTGATTGTTTAGGTCTCCGGTGTTGATGCTGGTTCTACCCCTTACTTCGAAGCTTGGTAAATTATTTGGGTTAGATCCCTGAAGGTTGTTATCTATTTTAATAAACGAGGGATCAAGGCTCTTAAGGCTTTCTAACACGTTTTTATTTCCAACAGCTTTAAGTTCGAGCCCCGAGAAGGTGGTTGCTGCTCCTGTAAAACTGTCTTTCTTTCTGTTGATACCTGTTCCGGTGATGATGACATCATCCATTTTGTTCTCGGCAAGTTGCATAATGATCACCATGGAGACCATCCCTCTTCTAAGTATTACCTCTTGCGGGGAATAGCCAAGATAAGTGATGACTATGGTGGCATCTTCGTCAACATTAGGTAAGATAAATATACCATTTGCTCCCGCCAATACTCGTCTATTGGTTCCCTTTACGGTGATGGACGCGCCTACAAGTGGAATACCTTCTTTATTTTGCACCTGGCCACGCACATCAATATTGGAAAATACGGCTGTAATTTTATCCACAAAGGAAGGTTCCTTTTGTTTGATTAAAATGTTCTTTTCAGATACTGTATACGTAAATGGCAGGTTTTTAAAACACGCTGTTAACGCTTCTTCAATACCAGCATTTTTTAAGTTTACTGTTACGGTAGTCTTTTGGATATCTTTTCCGGAATAGAAAAAGACGTATCCTGTCTGGTTTTTTATGGCTGTTAAGACTTTTTCTAGAGGCGCGTCTTTAATGGTCAGGTTAATTTTCTGTCCAAATCCTTTTGCACTCAATTGTGTTAAGGCAACAATTAATATGAAAGTGGTCAACTTCATAATTAACAATAGTTTTTTCAGTGTCCGGGAATTCGGCGCACCTAGGTTTAAAGTATTTATTTGCATACTTTTGGTTTGGTTAAGTTAAAAAACGGATTCGCATTTGTTTTCCATCCTGATGATTTCAGGGCAATGGGTTAGCTTAATTTTGCCGGGAGGTGGTGGTACACTTTCCGGCTTTTTTAAACGCCCGGTTCTTTTAACGGTGTCTTTGTAAGGTTTTTTTCATGTTTCGGTCGGTTGAGTTGATGGATATGGTTGATTAATTGTATTAGTTAGTGACCAGGATTTTATGACCACGGATTTCAAAATCTACCTGATAAAAATCAAGCAGTTTAAAAACCTGAGCAGCATTGAGATCGCGATGGATTTCACCTGTAAATAATGTTTTAGGAATTTCACCTTTGTATTCTACCTCAAAATTATACCAGCGTGCCATTTGCTGCATAACGGTTTGGATGTTTGCATCTTTAAAGCTAAAAAGCCCCTTTTTCCAGGCGAGGGTATAGCTAAGATCGGCAGTCTGCAATTTTATATTTTTATGCTGAATAACGGTTTGCTGACCAGGCTTAAGCGTTATTTGTGACGTTGCACCCTGTTGGGATGACGCAATGCTCACCTTTGCAATTCCTTCTACAAGGGTCGTTTTTACATCTCCCTCTTCCGGATAAGCGTTGATGTTAAATTCTGTTCCCAGGTCTTCTACAGTTTGCGCTGATGTTTTAACAAAAAAAGGCTTTTTTGCATCATGTTTTACCGAAAAATAACCTTCACCAGTCAGCTCTACTGTACGGGTTTTTAACCTGGCAAAGTTGGCGGGGAACTTTAAAGAGGATGCGGCATTTAAGGTTACCAATGTGCCATCTGACAATTTAATGGAATAGGTCTCCCCTCTGGCAGTAGATAGTGTATTAAAGTTAGCCGCCTCATCACTTTGCTTAGAATTGAGCAGACTATATACCACCTGGCCATCTTTTGTTTTAGTGATGCTGATGCCCGATTGCTTAGCCAATTCTCCCTCTGAAGTATTTGACAATGCTATTTTACGCCCGTTTGATAACGTTAGTGTTGCCGATTTAGTTCCTGCAGGGATGTCATTTTGCGCAAATACTCCGTCATGGTTAGCGTAACGACTACCGTATCCCATATTAAATAAATAAAGTCCCGTAGCGACTAAGAGCAGAATAGAGGCTGCCGCGGCAAAGCGGGGCCAAAGTTTAACTTTAGGAACTGAAGGAACTACCTGAGTAGCCCGGTAGATGTTGTTTAACATCCGGGCCTTAACCAAATCCTCTTCATCAGGGCTTTCAGCTGCCCAGAAAACTTCTATATCATTTGCAGCATCAAACCAAGCCTGCAACTCCTCCTGTTCCTGAGGGCTTGTGGTTTTTAGGATATACTTTTCTATTAATTGGTCTAAGTGCTCAGTCGTCATCTTTACTAGTGCCTATACAGTGATGTACCCGGCCGACCTGCTTTACCCTTAGTCTTAAATGAAAAAAATTATTTGTGAAGGAATTGAGCCAGCAGCACTAACATAGCTCCCGTATCTGACAGGTTATTTTTGATCTCTTTGAGTGCTTTGGTTAAATGTGCTTCAACCGTTTTATCGGCAATGTTCATCTCCTTACCAATCTGAGGAATTGTTAAGCCTTGTTCGCGGCTGTATTTAAATACCATTCTACATTTTTCAGGAAGTTTATTCACTATCCCGTCAATCTGTTCCTGCAGAAACCTAGCGGCAATTTCCTCCTCTATTTCATAGCTTTCCTGGAATGGCATTTTACTGATCATATCACTGATCCGCTTGCGCTTACGGTAATGCATATTGAATACCGTGAACTTTATGCCGGTAGCGAGATATCTATCTAAGGTTTGAATTTCAAGCGTATGCCTTTTATTCCAGAGGCTAATGAATACCTCCTGTGTAATTTCTTCTGCAGCGGATTTGTCTTTGGTATGGTTGTAGGCAATGGCCAGCAGCCTTTTCCAATAGCGGTTGTAAACTTCAGTAAATGCAGCGTGTTCATCCAGCTTAAGCAAGCTTAGAAGTTCAGCGTCAGTAAGTCTACTATAATCTATCATACTACATTCCCGTCCAAAGGCTCCTAAACGAATACAATTATAATTATAATTTCTGGAATTCGGGGTGGTAGCTGCAGACAGTGTGAACGGATGGTAATGATAAAATTCCCATCAATAGGAATAACAACTGATGGGAATTATCGAAATCACAATTTAAAAGCTCGCGTTTACAGCTAGTCCTAAAGTTTTAGAAAGCGTATAGTCGCTAAGGTTCTTTTTCCTCTGCGTCAGATTTCTGGCAACAAAAGCAACATTTAGATTCCTTAAAGTTGCGCCTCCGATCCTTTCTTTCAGGTTATAACCCAGGGAAAGATAGTTCAAATTGATGAAGGATGCTTTTTCTAATGTCCTTAAAGCACCATTACCAACTAGATTGGATGAGAATACAGGATGGTTAAAATAAGCAGCAGTATTGGTGCTCAAGGAGAAATTTGCATAAAATAAATCGTGTTGCATTCCGGCCTGAGTAGCGGTTTTATTTTCCAAAACATTAGTCCCAGCCATAGTCACAGTACCTGGTAATGTCCCAATTTTCACGTTATTTCTAAATACATTTAGTCCGGCATTCCATTTAAATTTTTGCTTGTTAAAAATCTCCGCGGTGCTCCAAATCCGCCATCCGGTATTGTCGACGGGGAAAAGAGCATAAACAAGGCTAGACCCGAAGGGATAATTATAATTATAGGCGATATAATTATAATTGTCATTCTTATACCAATCGGCAGACAAACTTACCCGATTAAGAAACCTGGTCTTGAGGCCATAGCTTTGCATCCTCATTTTATCATTTTCAAGACCAGAAAATTCAGAAAATCCATTGAAAGAAGGAATTTGAGTCGGTATGCCTGACACTGGAAGTGCTGATGAAATTATATTTATCCCGGAAAGGTATTGACCATATGAGCCAAAGAGAAGAACTTCATTTATGGGATTCACATCTTTTAGAAAAAGATTTTTCAAGCTTAAGTCAGCATAATAATATGGCGAAAAAAAAAGTCTCTTGTCATCTCCTTTAAAATGATCTCCTCTTAAACCAGCCTGCAGCGATAAAATATCAAAAATATTGACAAAAAAATCGCCACTATAAGTATAGGTTTTGGACTTTAATGCAATCCAGTACATACGTGTAGACTGGGTATTTCCAGGATTAGCGCCTACAGCGCCAGTATATGTGTTTTGCTGAAGTTCTGTTCTTGTCCTCTGATCATTGAACTGAAAATTAGATGCCAATTTGAACTTAATCCGATCTTCTTTTAATCCAAACCGATAACTTAATTCGTTCAATACGGCAATGTTTCGGTAAAGCTGGTTCGTAAGCGAAGTACTGTTTACTTGCCTTCCCGCATCGAAATCATATACGGAGGATGTATAATCGTCTTGTTCAGCTAGTACATTATTTCTCAAAATCCGGGTTTCATTTACCAGTCCCTTTACAGGACTAAGCTTTACATAAAAGTTACCATTCCAATTGTCTTGATTAATAGTTGACTGGCTTCCGGAACGGCCGTATGAAACAACGGGATTCCATTTAAACTCAGAATCTCCTTCTAAAGGGGCATAATTGACATTGGCGCCTAAATCAAGCCATTTTAAAGGACTAAATCTTACATCCCCATTTAGCTGGAACTGATGCGTAAAATCCAATTCGTTAAAACTCCTGCTATTTTCATTAAAAACCGCAGCAGCTCGCCAGGAGAGTTTTTCTGATCCCTGACTCAAAGCAACGTGGTAGCTCTGAAAAATAGAATGGTCTTTGTCGCCATCTTTTTTAAGGCTGCTACTACCTACTATAGTATTTACATCTGCACGGAGAGGCTGATTAAATTTAGCAGATTTACTGGTGATGTATAAAACACCCCCGGGGCTAACATTCTGGACACCAAATTTAGTGTTCAATCCACCACGATAATAGGCGATCTCTTCAATATTATTGATATTTAGGGCATCAATGTTTGTCCAGACAAAACCATCAACAACAATGGTTATAGCAGTTTGTGTAGGATTAACCTGATCAAAACCAGGAAGGCGGCCCAGCAACATTTCAAATAATTGCCCTCCGGGAAAGTTCTTCAATTCTTCGCCCTTAATGACCACATCGGGACGGTTATTCCAGGGATTGTCAGCAGATACAGGCTGAACGGGATTTTGCGCGAATGCATTTGCAAACAATAAAATTGCTGCAGAAAGTAAGAGCGTTTTTTTCATG
The Pedobacter sp. MC2016-14 DNA segment above includes these coding regions:
- a CDS encoding RNA polymerase sigma-70 factor; this translates as MIDYSRLTDAELLSLLKLDEHAAFTEVYNRYWKRLLAIAYNHTKDKSAAEEITQEVFISLWNKRHTLEIQTLDRYLATGIKFTVFNMHYRKRKRISDMISKMPFQESYEIEEEIAARFLQEQIDGIVNKLPEKCRMVFKYSREQGLTIPQIGKEMNIADKTVEAHLTKALKEIKNNLSDTGAMLVLLAQFLHK
- a CDS encoding FecR family protein, whose protein sequence is MTTEHLDQLIEKYILKTTSPQEQEELQAWFDAANDIEVFWAAESPDEEDLVKARMLNNIYRATQVVPSVPKVKLWPRFAAAASILLLVATGLYLFNMGYGSRYANHDGVFAQNDIPAGTKSATLTLSNGRKIALSNTSEGELAKQSGISITKTKDGQVVYSLLNSKQSDEAANFNTLSTARGETYSIKLSDGTLVTLNAASSLKFPANFARLKTRTVELTGEGYFSVKHDAKKPFFVKTSAQTVEDLGTEFNINAYPEEGDVKTTLVEGIAKVSIASSQQGATSQITLKPGQQTVIQHKNIKLQTADLSYTLAWKKGLFSFKDANIQTVMQQMARWYNFEVEYKGEIPKTLFTGEIHRDLNAAQVFKLLDFYQVDFEIRGHKILVTN